In the [Clostridium] colinum genome, one interval contains:
- the tilS gene encoding tRNA lysidine(34) synthetase TilS: MLEKIALNTIYTHNLICNNDHIIVGVSGGADSICMLHFLYSIKEKFNLKITAVHINHCMRGEESDQDNKFVVDFCNNLNIPIKVFHFDIYAKSKEENLSIEEAGRKYRYYAFNKVLEDENATKIAIAHNKDDNAETMLMRFFRGTGTKGLSGIAYKRDNIIRPILDCLRKDIELYCNKNNLSYRNDSTNSMDIYTRNKIRLNLIPFLKENFNPNIIDTLSNMSKNFYDENNFLDGLTKKALDDCLIEKNNNKISLKIDKLITFDLVLQKRILRLCLSNFNKELYNLSYEHINMIVSLLKKQTGKKINLPNNLYVYKQYNDLIISKNIIPSKKDISYKYKIELEKQIYIKELNKNVLLSKNILNISTKVYTISLNYDKIKDILFIRQRNNGDKIYINNMTKKIKNIFIDSKIPSNERDLYPILICEDKVIGILGLCLCNEYSSNKLNNTVYLHIWEEN; the protein is encoded by the coding sequence TTGTTAGAAAAAATAGCTTTAAACACTATATATACCCACAATCTTATATGTAATAATGACCATATAATAGTTGGGGTATCTGGTGGAGCAGATTCTATATGTATGTTACATTTTTTATATAGTATAAAGGAAAAATTTAATTTAAAAATAACAGCAGTTCACATAAACCATTGTATGCGTGGAGAAGAATCGGACCAAGATAATAAGTTTGTAGTGGATTTTTGTAATAACCTTAATATACCTATTAAAGTTTTTCATTTTGATATATATGCTAAATCTAAAGAAGAAAATTTATCTATAGAGGAAGCCGGCAGAAAGTATAGATATTATGCTTTTAATAAAGTGTTAGAAGACGAAAATGCAACTAAAATTGCAATAGCTCATAATAAAGATGATAACGCAGAAACAATGCTTATGCGTTTTTTTAGAGGGACTGGAACAAAAGGGCTTAGTGGCATAGCTTATAAAAGAGATAACATAATAAGACCTATTTTAGATTGTTTAAGAAAAGATATAGAACTATATTGTAACAAAAACAACTTATCTTATAGAAATGATTCTACTAATAGTATGGATATTTATACTCGTAACAAAATAAGGTTAAACCTTATACCTTTTTTAAAAGAAAATTTTAATCCAAATATTATAGATACTCTATCTAATATGTCTAAAAATTTTTATGATGAAAATAACTTTTTAGATGGCCTTACAAAAAAAGCTTTAGATGATTGTTTAATAGAAAAAAATAATAATAAAATTTCTTTAAAAATAGATAAATTAATAACTTTTGATTTAGTTTTACAAAAAAGAATTTTAAGATTATGCCTTTCAAACTTTAATAAGGAATTATATAATTTATCTTATGAACATATAAATATGATTGTTAGCCTTTTAAAAAAGCAAACAGGTAAAAAAATAAACCTTCCTAATAATTTATACGTATATAAACAGTATAATGATTTAATAATTAGTAAAAATATTATACCATCAAAAAAAGATATTTCTTATAAATATAAAATAGAGCTAGAAAAACAAATATACATTAAAGAATTGAATAAAAATGTACTATTATCTAAAAATATTTTAAATATTTCAACAAAAGTATATACTATTTCTTTAAATTATGATAAAATTAAAGACATCTTATTTATACGACAAAGAAATAATGGTGATAAAATCTATATAAATAATATGACAAAAAAGATAAAAAATATTTTTATAGATTCCAAAATACCTAGTAATGAAAGAGATTTATACCCTATCTTAATATGTGAAGATAAGGTTATTGGTATTTTAGGTCTTTGTTTGTGTAATGAATATAGCTCTAATAAACTTAATAATACTGTTTATTTACATATTTGGGAGGAAAATTAA
- the hpt gene encoding hypoxanthine phosphoribosyltransferase: MSEKIEILITEEQLNERISEIAKEINKDYGDKDITLVCVLKGGVMFMTDIAKKLNQKVEFEFIDVSSYGKGTVSSGKLTINKDLETSIEGKHVILLEDIVDTGRTLSYLIDYLKSKNPASLKLCTLLDKPSRRIIDVDANYIGFTIPDAFIVGYGLDYAQKYRNLPYIGILHLDEE; encoded by the coding sequence ATGAGTGAAAAAATTGAAATATTAATCACAGAAGAACAGTTAAATGAAAGAATATCTGAAATAGCAAAAGAAATAAATAAAGATTATGGTGATAAAGACATTACACTTGTATGTGTTTTAAAAGGTGGTGTAATGTTTATGACAGATATTGCAAAAAAATTAAATCAAAAAGTAGAATTTGAGTTTATAGATGTATCTAGCTATGGTAAAGGCACTGTGTCTAGTGGTAAACTAACTATAAATAAAGACTTAGAAACTTCTATTGAAGGTAAACATGTTATTTTGTTAGAAGATATTGTTGATACTGGAAGAACTTTAAGTTATCTTATAGATTATTTAAAATCAAAAAATCCTGCTAGTTTAAAACTTTGTACATTATTAGATAAGCCTAGCAGACGTATTATAGATGTTGATGCCAATTATATTGGATTTACTATACCAGATGCTTTTATAGTGGGCTATGGCTTAGACTATGCCCAAAAATATAGAAATTTACCTTATATAGGTATACTTCATTTAGATGAAGAATAA